AAGAACTCTTCAAAGCGAGGATTAACCTCTTTATTCAACTGAATAGCTTCTGTCATTCTCGTCCCTCTTTTCTTGTGATTAAGATTTCTAATGGTTTATCAGATTGTGCTCCATTCTCATTCTGTTGCTTAATTTGTGTTAATTGTTCTTGCATAACTGCAACTTGCAACTTACGATAATCATCATCAGCTGCATGTAATGAGAATTGCTTCAATGCACTTCTCAATTCTGCCATTGCTCGTGATTGTGCACTTAAAAAAGATGCATACTTTTCATAAGCGAATGAAATCTTATATCCATCTCCAAACTCACTCGTAGATGTTATTTCACTCGTATGATCGTTAGCATCTTCTACCCACATTACTTTTTGTGCTCTTATGATTGCAGCAAACTGTATTTGTATCTGAGCCCATATAATATCTGCTGCATCCATTGAATCAGCTATGCCCATAAGCTCCATCGTCTCTTTAGGAATGTACCTACTCAGTAATCCATGCTTCACAGCAAAGTTGTTCCGTTCTGCGAATTGATTAGGCGGATTAGGATTCCCACTCTTTCTTCTTATATCTGTTGTATCTTGTGGATGCTTCTTTTTTGCAACTTTCTTGGTTGCATCCTTTTTCTTGGTTGCAACCTTATTCCACCCTTCACGACTAATTTTAGATTTCAATGTGCCTAATTTAATGTCGTGCTTTTCAGCTAAATCCTTAAGCTTAAAGTTACCTGTGTCATAATCTTCTTTTACTGCTTCCCAATTTGTACTCATGCATCATCAACAACTTCAATCTCGTTCATCTCATATCTCACAACCTTTACGTTACTAAACTCTATTTATTTTTATAAACTGGATGAAGTAAGGGGTAACTAATCTTTATAACGCTAGTATCCAGTTAATTTATTGCATTAAAAAACACCCACGATTAAGTGAGTGTTATTTTGCTAATGATTCAAATGCATATGGTTGTAATTCTTTCAATGCATTGTCTCTAACTTTAATAGCTTCTTCTAAGGTTTTGAATCTACCTAAATATTCACCTTTTACTTGGACTTCGTATTTCTTGCCGCGTCTACAAATGTTTCTATGACCAGTAGTATTTCTCCTATTTCCATTAATTGAAATGTTTTGAGTATTTTGACCCCTGGTAACTATTCTCAAATTAGATTTTCTGAAATCTAGTATATTTCTATTAATATGATCTACTATCATATCCTTTTGTGGCTTCATAATAAACCGTTGCATGGAAACCTTCTTGAAACTTCCATTTAGCTGTCTTATATTCGCGTATGGATAGCCATCATTTTTTATGCTCCATCTTCCTTTATGTTCTTTAACAATATTAAACGACTCTTCATCTAAGACGCATTCAAATCTATTTTCTTTATGGAATACTTCAATAAAGAATAATCCATCTTTAAATCTATA
Above is a window of Macrococcoides canis DNA encoding:
- a CDS encoding HNH endonuclease, translating into MKNKYRFKDGLFFIEVFHKENRFECVLDEESFNIVKEHKGRWSIKNDGYPYANIRQLNGSFKKVSMQRFIMKPQKDMIVDHINRNILDFRKSNLRIVTRGQNTQNISINGNRRNTTGHRNICRRGKKYEVQVKGEYLGRFKTLEEAIKVRDNALKELQPYAFESLAK